The following proteins come from a genomic window of Maribacter sp. HTCC2170:
- a CDS encoding deoxynucleoside kinase, with the protein MHIAVAGNIGAGKTTLTKLLAKHYKWEAHFEDVVDNPYLDDFYNQMERWSFNLQIYFLNHRYRQVLSFRESGKDIIQDRTIYEDAYIFAPNLHAMGLMTNRDFSNYSSLFELMESLVQPPDLLIYLRSSIPNLVSQIHKRGREYENTISIDYLSRLNERYEAWIHGYEKGKLLIVDVDNLDFVDNPEDLGEILNKIDAEINGLF; encoded by the coding sequence ATGCACATTGCAGTTGCAGGAAATATTGGCGCCGGAAAGACCACACTTACTAAATTACTTGCAAAACATTATAAATGGGAGGCACATTTTGAAGATGTTGTCGATAACCCTTATCTAGATGATTTCTACAATCAAATGGAGCGCTGGAGTTTTAACCTCCAGATTTATTTCTTAAACCATAGATATCGTCAAGTATTGAGTTTTCGTGAGAGCGGAAAAGACATTATTCAGGATAGGACCATTTATGAAGATGCTTATATTTTTGCTCCTAACCTTCATGCGATGGGTCTTATGACCAATCGGGATTTTAGTAACTACTCGAGTCTTTTCGAGTTGATGGAAAGCTTGGTGCAACCACCAGACCTTTTGATATACCTTCGAAGTTCCATTCCCAATCTGGTAAGTCAAATTCATAAACGAGGGCGGGAATATGAAAACACCATCTCGATTGACTATTTAAGCAGATTGAATGAACGTTATGAGGCATGGATCCATGGGTATGAAAAAGGAAAACTTCTCATAGTAGATGTTGACAATCTTGATTTTGTTGACAATCCTGAAGACCTTGGAGAAATTTTAAACAAAATAGACGCCGAGATAAACGGTTTGTTTTAG
- a CDS encoding GLPGLI family protein yields MKLVLISLLFLLTLQSVISQDFQGKAVYESKTQVNMDFGGRQIPEDRKKEIMERIKSASERSFTLIFNTAESIYKEEEKLEQPNTYNRRGMMFRMMSGGNGDYYKNIQEQKYLSKNELLGKIFLIEDSLPKLDWKMGSETKQIGNYTAFKATATKMIQRRNPRAFRPPGPGPEGNRKMNDDKEEKEEEVIEKEVQIVAWYTPEVPINHGPDEYWGLPGLILEVRDDITTIICSKIILNPKEKVDIKAPTKGKKVNQQEYNDISKKKMQEMRENFRNRRPPGDRRF; encoded by the coding sequence ATGAAATTAGTATTGATAAGTCTCTTGTTTTTGCTTACCCTTCAAAGCGTAATTTCCCAAGATTTCCAAGGAAAGGCGGTTTACGAAAGTAAAACACAGGTGAATATGGATTTTGGCGGAAGGCAAATTCCAGAAGACCGTAAAAAGGAAATTATGGAACGTATTAAAAGCGCCAGTGAAAGGTCTTTTACACTCATTTTCAATACGGCCGAATCAATTTATAAAGAAGAGGAAAAGCTGGAGCAACCCAATACTTATAATAGACGTGGAATGATGTTCCGTATGATGAGTGGTGGTAATGGGGATTATTATAAGAACATTCAAGAGCAAAAGTATTTATCGAAAAATGAACTTTTAGGAAAGATATTTTTGATAGAGGACAGCCTTCCAAAACTAGATTGGAAAATGGGTAGTGAAACGAAACAAATTGGAAATTATACCGCTTTCAAAGCTACCGCCACAAAAATGATACAACGAAGAAACCCGAGGGCTTTTAGACCACCTGGTCCGGGGCCAGAAGGAAATAGGAAAATGAATGATGATAAAGAGGAAAAGGAGGAAGAAGTTATTGAGAAAGAAGTTCAGATTGTTGCATGGTATACTCCAGAAGTGCCAATAAATCATGGTCCTGATGAATACTGGGGTCTTCCGGGGCTTATTCTTGAAGTTAGAGATGATATTACAACAATCATCTGTTCCAAGATTATATTGAACCCAAAAGAAAAGGTAGATATAAAAGCTCCCACAAAAGGTAAAAAAGTGAACCAACAAGAGTATAATGACATCTCAAAAAAGAAAATGCAGGAAATGAGGGAGAATTTTAGAAATAGAAGGCCGCCAGGAGATCGTAGATTCTAA